In a single window of the Littorina saxatilis isolate snail1 linkage group LG5, US_GU_Lsax_2.0, whole genome shotgun sequence genome:
- the LOC138966973 gene encoding midnolin-like isoform X2 translates to MPAETNKRILKEGTLQDNEVREGSRIVLCPNMESGTSSSHAEHSVMQALRNLSDAQIHDFLTGKSPLTLAIRLGEHLMFVQLQLSTAPSRSLSVQPTPTPPSPPPSPTVVPGRSASTASNGSVFVPTISPVSLLEASRNLTQKLKELTQLTQQTLQAGVPRPQPVPTMPPTPPPSPPPSPGAVIDSMQQVGRGIFSGTFSGTLDPRLQDRSGAPRRDVNTILHILHDLLVAQPGGHIAPGTLRPPPSSSPGRSGAGGGENQAMRDKVQQVQRMLEMRRQRRSARRQNQRPYPSPANHCLHSLASTSSPSSSAFLASDPHAAANPATAENVETSNYRKPNMEQETVAV, encoded by the exons AATTTTGAAAGAGGGAACATTGCAAGACAACGAAGTGAGAGAAGGAAGCCGCATCGTTCTTTGCCCAAATATGGAGAGTGGCACGTCG TCTTCCCATGCTGAACACAGCGTAATGCAGGCACTGAGGAATTTGTCAGATGCACAG ATTCACGACTTTTTGACAGGCAAGTCCCCGCTGACGCTGGCCATTCGCTTGGGGGAACACCTGATGTTTGTTCAGCTTCAGCTGTCCACTGCACCATCTCGCTCCCTCTCAGTCcagcccacccccaccccaccctcacccccaccctcccccactGTGGTGCCGGGGAGATCAGCCAGTACAGCCAGTAACGGGTCGGTGTTTGTACCAACCATCAGCCCGGTATCACTTCTGGAAGCCAGTCGAAACCTCACCCAGAAGCTGAAAGAGCTGACACAGTTGACGCAGCAAACA CTGCAGGCAGGAGTGCCGCGTCCACAGCCGGTACCCACAAtgccacccaccccacccccatcccctccacccagCCCTGGCGCTGTTATCGACTCCATGCAGCAGGTTGGGAGAGGCATCTTCTCTGGCACCTTTTCTG GAACGCTAGACCCACGCCTGCAGGACAGGAGCGGGGCGCCCCGCCGTGATGTCAACACCATTCTGCACATCTTGCACGATCTCCTGGTGGCCCAGCCCGGTGGCCACATTGCCCCAGGCACCCTCCGTCCCCCTCCTTCGTCCTCCCCAGGCCGGTCCGGCGCGGGCGGAGGGGAAAACCAAGCCATGCGCGACAAGGTGCAGCAGGTGCAGCGAATGCTTGAAATGCGTCGGCAGCGTCGTTCGGCCCGTAGACAGAACCAACGACCGTACCCGTCCCCGGCGAACCACTGCTTGCACTCCCTAGCCTCGacctcctctccctcctcctccgccTTCCTCGCGTCGGACCCCCACGCTGCCGCTAACCCCGCCACTGCTGAGAATGTCGAAACGTCTAACTACCGCAAACCCAACATGGAGCAGGAGACGGTGGCGGTATGA